From Girardinichthys multiradiatus isolate DD_20200921_A chromosome 3, DD_fGirMul_XY1, whole genome shotgun sequence, the proteins below share one genomic window:
- the cnr2 gene encoding cannabinoid receptor 2 gives MVELEGSAYLYFADAEKNASSQIGNGSCESLECYMVLTKLEKTAIGTICFLTGPVTLMENALVLGVIATSVVLRQKPSYLFIGSLALADFFASWFFTMSFLDFHLFHRSDGPTAYLFKLGGVTMAFSSSVGSLLLTALDRYICIHQASSYKVLLTRQRALLSLLVLWSITIFLSSWPLMGWRCSTDLSPPCSRLFPYISRGYLACWTTFILVLLALILVAYSLILWKAHRHESSMTSLQGAAGTGQARMRMDIRLARTFGLILLILVGSWLPVLTFMLVDVSIILTHTQQRAFAFCSTLCLVNSAVNPLLYALRCRELRLALLQSLQRVCGFGKCKKCTKDLDPGMHSAGDNCAEVSDDEKLRARTTQLDSISEIVNNQSS, from the exons ATGGTGGAATTGGAGGGATCAGCTTATTTGTATTTTGCAGATGCCGAAAAGAACGCCTCATCACAAATAG GTAATGGGTCTTGTGAGAGTCTGGAATGCTACATGGTGCTGACAAAGCTGGAGAAGACAGCCATTGGCACCATCTGTTTCCTGACTGGTCCGGTAACACTGATGGAGAACGCTCTCGTGCTTGGGGTTATTGCAACTTCAGTAGTGCTGAGACAGAAGCCCTCCTACTTATTCATTGGCAGCCTTGCTCTGGCGGATTTCTTTGCCAGCTGGTTTTTCACCATGAGTTTCCTGGATTTTCATCTGTTCCACCGGAGTGATGGTCCAACTGCATATCTCTTCAAGTTAGGAGGGGTGACCATGGCCTTCAGTTCCTCAGTTGGGAGCTTACTGCTTACTGCTCTGGACCGATACATCTGCATCCATCAGGCATCCAGCTACAAGGTTCTGCTAACCCGCCAAAGGGCCCTGCTGAGTCTTCTGGTTCTCTGGAGCATCACCATCTTCCTCTCGTCCTGGCCGCTCATGGGCTGGAGGTGTTCTACAGACCTTTCTCCTCCCTGCTCACGCTTGTTCCCCTATATCAGCCGGGGCTACCTAGCCTGCTGGACTACATTTATTCTGGTGCTTCTCGCACTAATTTTGGTGGCCTACTCTCTGATCCTGTGGAAAGCCCACCGTCATGAATCCTCCATGACCAGCCTCCAGGGGGCAGCAGGTACAGGCCAGGCCCGCATGAGGATGGATATCCGGCTGGCTCGCACTTTTGGTTTGATTCTTCTCATACTGGTGGGCAGCTGGCTCCCTGTACTCACCTTCATGCTTGTTGATGTCTCTATAATCCTGACTCATACCCAACAGAGAGCTTTTGCCTTTTGCAGCACCCTCTGCCTTGTCAACTCTGCAGTCAACCCATTGCTTTACGCCCTGCGCTGCAGAGAGTTAAGACTAGCTCTGCTGCAGTCTCTACAAAGGGTGTGTGGCTTTGGGAAGTGTAAGAAATGTACAAAAGACTTAGATCCTGGAATGCACTCTGCAGGAGACAACTGTGCTGAAGTGTCTGATGATGAAAAGCTGAGAGCAAGAACCACTCAACTCGACTCCATCTCTGAAATAGTGAACAATCAGTCaagttaa